In Halobaculum rubrum, the following are encoded in one genomic region:
- a CDS encoding 1,4-dihydroxy-2-naphthoyl-CoA synthase: MSNSDDADEATDAGADAVSEIFDPERWEPVDGSEAFDDITYHRAVDSPTVRIAFDRPEKRNAFRPGTVDELYAALDDARKRADIGCVLLTGNGPSSTDGGWAFCSGGDQSVRGESGYEYRDDDEADESDDELVREAKAGRLHILEVQRLIRFMPKPVVAVVPGWAVGGGHSLHVICDLTLASTEHAKFLQTDPDVASFDGGFGSAYLAKQVGQKKAREVFFRGKTYSAEEAVDMGMANEAIPHEELEDVALEWADEMTSKSPTAMRMLKYAFNMTDDGMVGQQVFAGEATRLAYMTPEAQEGRDAFLEGREQDFSQFPWHY; encoded by the coding sequence ATGAGCAACAGCGACGACGCGGACGAGGCGACCGACGCCGGCGCCGACGCCGTCTCGGAGATATTCGACCCCGAGCGATGGGAACCGGTCGACGGCAGCGAGGCGTTCGACGACATCACCTACCACCGCGCGGTCGACTCGCCGACCGTCCGGATCGCGTTCGACCGCCCGGAGAAGCGAAACGCGTTCCGCCCCGGCACCGTCGACGAACTGTACGCCGCGCTCGACGACGCCCGCAAGCGAGCAGACATCGGCTGCGTCCTCCTCACCGGGAACGGGCCGTCGTCCACGGACGGCGGCTGGGCGTTCTGCTCGGGCGGCGACCAGTCGGTCCGGGGCGAGTCGGGTTACGAGTACCGCGACGACGACGAGGCCGACGAGTCCGACGACGAACTGGTCCGGGAGGCGAAAGCGGGTCGACTCCACATCCTCGAAGTACAGCGGCTCATTCGCTTCATGCCCAAACCCGTCGTCGCCGTCGTCCCCGGATGGGCGGTCGGCGGCGGCCACTCGCTGCACGTGATCTGCGACCTCACACTCGCCAGCACGGAACATGCGAAGTTCCTCCAGACGGATCCGGACGTGGCGAGCTTCGACGGCGGCTTCGGCTCGGCGTACCTCGCCAAGCAGGTCGGCCAGAAGAAGGCGCGGGAGGTGTTCTTCCGCGGGAAGACCTACTCGGCCGAGGAGGCCGTCGACATGGGGATGGCGAACGAGGCGATCCCCCACGAGGAACTGGAGGACGTGGCGCTGGAGTGGGCCGACGAGATGACGAGCAAGTCGCCGACGGCGATGCGGATGCTGAAGTACGCGTTCAACATGACCGACGACGGGATGGTCGGCCAGCAGGTGTTCGCCGGCGAGGCGACTCGGCTGGCGTACATGACGCCGGAGGCGCAGGAGGGCCGGGACGCGTTCTTAGAGGGGCGCGAACAGGACTTCAGCCAGTTCCCCTGGCATTACTGA
- a CDS encoding 1,4-dihydroxy-2-naphthoate polyprenyltransferase, with product MSTETGQADISRRRAWVIAARPQTMPAALAPVLVGTGLAVRDGVFAPLPALVALVGAALIQIGTNFANDYYDAEKGADTAEREGFTRVTAGGLIDPAEVKRAMWLTFLAAILVGAYLVAVAGLPILIVGLVSVAMGVAYTGGPYPLAYHGLGDVFVFVFFGLVAVTGTYYVQAAAALGVEFLTLVPRAELVPVAALVAALPIAAISTNILVVNNLRDREEDAETGKNTLTVRFGYGFSRAQFVLLLGMAYAIPPVFAASTGDITVLLPMATLLLAVPLTRTVLTETAGDALNPALERTGKLLAAFAALFAVGLAL from the coding sequence ATGAGTACGGAGACGGGGCAGGCGGACATCTCCAGACGCCGGGCGTGGGTGATCGCCGCGCGCCCGCAGACGATGCCGGCGGCGCTGGCGCCCGTCCTCGTCGGGACCGGGCTGGCCGTCCGCGACGGCGTGTTCGCGCCCCTGCCGGCGCTCGTGGCGCTGGTGGGGGCGGCGCTGATCCAGATCGGGACGAACTTCGCGAACGACTACTACGACGCCGAGAAGGGCGCCGACACCGCCGAGCGCGAGGGGTTCACTCGGGTGACCGCCGGCGGCCTCATCGACCCCGCCGAGGTGAAGCGCGCGATGTGGCTCACCTTCCTCGCGGCGATCCTCGTGGGGGCGTACCTCGTCGCCGTCGCGGGTCTGCCGATCCTGATCGTCGGGCTCGTCTCGGTGGCGATGGGCGTCGCCTACACCGGCGGGCCGTACCCGCTGGCGTACCACGGGCTCGGCGACGTGTTCGTGTTCGTCTTCTTCGGGCTCGTCGCCGTCACGGGCACCTACTACGTGCAGGCGGCCGCCGCGCTGGGCGTCGAGTTCCTCACGCTCGTCCCGCGCGCGGAGTTGGTTCCCGTCGCCGCGCTCGTCGCGGCGCTCCCGATCGCCGCCATCTCGACGAACATCCTCGTCGTCAACAACCTCAGGGACAGGGAGGAGGACGCCGAAACCGGCAAGAACACCCTCACGGTCCGGTTCGGCTACGGCTTCTCGCGGGCGCAGTTCGTGCTCCTGCTCGGCATGGCGTACGCGATCCCGCCGGTGTTCGCAGCGTCGACGGGCGACATCACGGTGTTGCTGCCGATGGCGACGCTGCTGTTGGCCGTCCCCCTCACGAGGACCGTCCTCACCGAAACCGCGGGCGACGCGCTCAATCCGGCGCTGGAACGCACCGGGAAACTGCTCGCCGCGTTCGCGGCGCTGTTCGCCGTCGGGCTGGCGCTGTGA